A window of the Helianthus annuus cultivar XRQ/B chromosome 4, HanXRQr2.0-SUNRISE, whole genome shotgun sequence genome harbors these coding sequences:
- the LOC110932885 gene encoding receptor-like protein 8: MFQLKVLVLSNCNINRAKGNVFPSFLVKQHKLQVLDMSHNSMKGQLPNWVIKHNPMLEVLILRNNLFYGTIMLFRTNHNIRLFDLSGNLLTGVIPKFIQRFLPGISHLDLSSNSLDGVIPSSIGDMSELNVLDLSNNKLCGEVPSGLIANNSRLLYTVKLSNNKLHGEVLSGNFSLDGIWNLHLDNNNFTGNIGNLAITGSLGLLDISNNFFTGLIPSWISNVSIISELVLRNNSLEGPFPCGTTSFTFLDISENLLSGPIPSCLNTRRLEHLHLGSNSFTGPIPDSFRNLTKVLTLDLSNNYLSGEIPSFFGKLSNLIILLLRENNLMGSIPKQLCQLTNVSLLDLSNNSLSGSIPSCLHNITGPSYQAFVQESTALSHAPSFYS, from the coding sequence ATGTTCCAGTTAAAAGTTCTTGTGCTATCTAACTGCAATATAAACAGGGCAAAGGGAAATGTTTTTCCTAGTTTTCTAGTTAAGCAGCATAAGTTACAAGTACTGGACATGTCTCACAACTCCATGAAGGGACAACTTCCGAATTGGGTGATTAAACATAACCCAATGCTGGAAGTACTTATTCTAAGGAACAACTTATTTTACGGTACTATCATGTTGTTTCGTACAAATCATAACATAAGGTTGTTCGATTTATCTGGAAATCTATTGACAGGTGTTATTCCCAAATTTATACAAAGGTTCCTTCCAGGTATATCTCATCTGGATTTGTCCAGTAATTCATTAGATGGTGTTATTCCATCTTCAATTGGTGATATGAGTGAATTAAATGTACTGGATTTATCTAATAATAAGTTGTGTGGAGAAGTACCAAGTGGATTGATAGCAAACAATTCTCGGTTGTTATATACAGTAAAACTGTCAAATAATAAACTTCATGGTGAGGTGCTTTCTGGAAACTTTAGCTTGGATGGCATTTGGAATCTTCACTTAGATAACAACAATTTCACAGGCAATATTGGAAATTTGGCAATCACGGGTTCTTTAGGTCTTTTGGATATTAGCAATAACTTTTTTACAGGTTTGATACCAAGTTGGATAAGCAATGTGAGCATCATTTCTGAACTTGTGTTGAGGAATAATAGCTTGGAAGGCCCATTTCCTTGCGGAACAACTTCATTCACGTTTCTCGACATCTCAGAAAATTTATTGTCCGGGCCCATCCCATCTTGCTTAAATACGCGACGTCTAGAGCATCTTCATTTAGGTTCCAATAGCTTTACAGGACCGATACCCGATTCTTTTCGTAATTTGACTAAAGTTTTAACTTTAGACTTAAGCAACAATTACTTGTCTGGTGAGATTCCTAGTTTTTTTGGTAAATTGTCCAATCTAATAATTCTTCTTTTACGAGAAAACAACCTCATGGGTTCTATTCCAAAACAGTTGTGCCAATTAACTAATGTTAGTTTGCTTGACTTATCCAACAACTCCCTTTCTGGTTCAATACCTAGTTGCCTCCATAATATTACTGGTCCAAGTTACCAAGCTTTCGTGCAAGAAAGTACTGCATTAAGTCACGCGCCTTCATTTTACAGTTAG